Part of the Desulfolutivibrio sulfoxidireducens genome is shown below.
GCCCTTCGGCCCGGGCTATGCCGAGGGGCTGGCGTCCTCGCTTCTGAAATTCGGGCTTATCGCGGTGTTCTTTCTGGGCATCGCCGGGCTGTTGCGTTTTCTCTTCGGCCCGGGCGGATTTATGCGCGACAAGGAATTCGATCTGCCGCCGGAAACGGCCGACCAGGCCGGCGAACCGGATCAGGCCGGTGATCGATCCGTGGGGGACGGAGCGGACGGCTCCAAAAAAACGGGCGGCCCGCATGCTTGAGCGGTTCATGGGGATGTTTTCGTCCTATGTGGACGGATATCTCACGGGCGATCCCCTGGACGTCGAGCGCCTGGCGCTCAAGCGCGACCATAGCCTGCGGGTGCTCGACGAGGCCCGGATGATCACCCAGGCCGTGGGGATCACCGGGGAATTGGCCGAGAGCATCCATGTCGCCGCCCTGTTGCACGACGTGGGACGGTTCCCCCAATACGCCGCCCACCGGACCTTCCGGGACGCGGTCAGCGTCAACCATGCCCGGCTGGGAACCAGGGTGCTGCGCCGCATGGGGATGCTGGCCCATCTGCCGCCGCGAACACGCTCCTTGATTCTCGGCGCCATTATCATGCATAACCGATTGGCCCTGCCCCGCGCCGTGGCCGCGGCCGCCCCGGACGATCCCCTGTCCCTGGCCGCTCGGGTGGTGCGCGATGCGGACAAACTGGACATCCTGCGGGTCATGGTGGAGCATTTCGACCAGGCCGGGGGACTCGACGAGGTGGTGACCATGGGGCTGCCCGAGCGGCCCGGGGACTTTTCCCCGGAATTGGTGGAACCGATCATGCGTGGCCGGGTGGGATACTACCAGGATATGCGGTGCATCAACGACTTGCGGCTCCTTTTGATTTCCTGGGTGCATGATTTCAATTTTCCGGCCTCGGTCCGGGCCGTTTTCCACAGGGGCCTTCTTGTGCGCCTGTTTGCCGGGCTTCCTTCGGCCAAAGAGATCACGTCCGCCAGGGAGCGGGTCTTTCGGCTGGCCCCTTGCGGGGAAAATTGCGCCTGAGGGCGCGGGCGACGCAGTGTATGGAACGCACCTCGACCGTCTTCGACACCGTGGTCATCCTGACCAACAGCGACGAGAACGCCAGGCGGGACCGCTACACCCTGCAGCATTTTCGTCCCAGGAGCGTGGTCAGCTTTTCCAGCGGTTCCGAGGCCATCGACTATTTGAGCGTCAATCGGGCGGACATGGTGCTGCTTGATTCCACCCTGGACGACATGGACGGGGTGCGGTTTCTCAAACTCGTGCGCCACAACATGCAGCTCAAGGACACCCCGGTGGTCATGGTCACCACCGACAGCACCCGCAACCGGGTCCTCGATGCCATCGCCGCCGGGTGCGCCGGGTACATCATCCGTCCCTATTCCGCGGAGACCTTCAAACAGCACGTGCTGCGCGCCTCCCAGGTGGAGCGCATGACCGAGATCGAACAGCAGCAGGTGAGAGACGCCCGCGAGATGGTGGACATGGGCAACTTCGACGACGCCATCGAGGCCTTCGAGGAGATCGTCTCCGAGCAGAACCTGGCCCGCAAGTACTACGACATGGGGTGCAAGTACCTGGTCAAACAGAAATACGGCCAGGCCATCATCGCCTTCAAAAAGGCGGTCAAGATCAACGACCTGTTCGCCGAGGCCTACAAGGGGCTGGCCGAGGCCTACAAGGGCAAAAACGAGATGGAGCAGTACAAGCTCTACATACAGAAGGCCGCCGAGGTCTATGCCCAGTTCGACCGCATGGAGGAGACCAAGGAACTTTTTATCGAGGTGCTCAAATACGACG
Proteins encoded:
- a CDS encoding tetratricopeptide repeat protein — translated: MERTSTVFDTVVILTNSDENARRDRYTLQHFRPRSVVSFSSGSEAIDYLSVNRADMVLLDSTLDDMDGVRFLKLVRHNMQLKDTPVVMVTTDSTRNRVLDAIAAGCAGYIIRPYSAETFKQHVLRASQVERMTEIEQQQVRDAREMVDMGNFDDAIEAFEEIVSEQNLARKYYDMGCKYLVKQKYGQAIIAFKKAVKINDLFAEAYKGLAEAYKGKNEMEQYKLYIQKAAEVYAQFDRMEETKELFIEVLKYDATTPNPFNTLGVRLRKSGDLAGAMHAYRQAVELTPEDENIFFNMSKAYYFMGNIAEAKTNVEQALQLNPGFAEGRKLYRKLFGKEFPRPAPEDTTGRRPNAAYHASVRDD
- a CDS encoding HD domain-containing protein, whose product is MLERFMGMFSSYVDGYLTGDPLDVERLALKRDHSLRVLDEARMITQAVGITGELAESIHVAALLHDVGRFPQYAAHRTFRDAVSVNHARLGTRVLRRMGMLAHLPPRTRSLILGAIIMHNRLALPRAVAAAAPDDPLSLAARVVRDADKLDILRVMVEHFDQAGGLDEVVTMGLPERPGDFSPELVEPIMRGRVGYYQDMRCINDLRLLLISWVHDFNFPASVRAVFHRGLLVRLFAGLPSAKEITSARERVFRLAPCGENCA